The Latilactobacillus sakei subsp. sakei DSM 20017 = JCM 1157 genome includes a window with the following:
- a CDS encoding phosphocarrier protein HPr, producing MEKRDFHVVADTGIHARPATLLVQTASKFNSDVNLEYKGKSVNLKSIMGVMSLGVGQGADVTISAEGADEADAINAIEETMKKEGLSE from the coding sequence ATGGAAAAACGCGATTTTCACGTAGTAGCAGACACAGGTATCCACGCACGTCCAGCTACATTATTGGTACAAACAGCAAGCAAATTTAACTCAGATGTCAACTTAGAATACAAAGGTAAATCTGTAAACTTGAAATCAATCATGGGCGTTATGTCACTTGGTGTTGGCCAAGGCGCAGACGTTACAATTTCTGCTGAAGGTGCTGATGAAGCAGACGCAATCAACGCAATCGAAGAAACAATGAAAAAGGAAGGTTTATCTGAATAA
- a CDS encoding peptide chain release factor 3, with protein sequence MTPTELKTAVERRRTFAIISHPDAGKTTITEQLLLFGGVIRQAGTVKGKKSGQFAKSDWMDIEKQRGISVTSSVMQFDYAGKRINILDTPGHEDFSEDTYRTLMAVDAAVMVIDSAKGIEPQTKKLFKVCKMRGIPIFTFMNKLDRDGREPLDLIAELEELLDIEGCAMNWPIGMGKDLRGLYDIANKRIEMYRPEDEANPYLALDEEGKIAGDNPLKEDSVYTQALDDIELIGEAGNAYDPAKIATGDQTPIFFGSALTNFGVKTFLEAFVDMAPAPEAHQTQEETQVEPTNEDFSGFIFKIQANMNPAHRDRIAFVRVCSGEFQRGIDVTLTRTGKKMRLNNSTEFMADAREQVTSAVAGDIVGLYDTGNFQIGDTIHTGKEAISFEKLPQFTPELFMRVTAKNVMKQKSFHKGIQQLVQEGAIQLYKTYTTSDYILGAVGQLQFEVFQYRMQHEYNSEVIMEPIGSRTARWIDPEKLDQSMSSSRNLLVKDIHDQPLFLFENKFAERWFQDKYPEVKLTAKL encoded by the coding sequence ATGACACCAACTGAATTAAAAACGGCTGTTGAACGCCGGCGGACTTTTGCAATTATTTCCCATCCGGATGCTGGGAAAACAACAATTACTGAACAACTCTTATTATTCGGGGGCGTGATTCGTCAAGCCGGAACCGTTAAAGGGAAGAAGAGTGGCCAGTTTGCGAAATCTGACTGGATGGATATTGAAAAGCAACGTGGGATTTCCGTTACAAGTTCTGTGATGCAGTTCGATTACGCTGGTAAACGGATTAACATCTTAGATACGCCAGGGCATGAGGATTTCTCAGAAGATACTTACCGGACATTGATGGCGGTGGATGCCGCTGTCATGGTAATTGATTCTGCTAAAGGGATCGAACCCCAAACTAAGAAATTATTTAAAGTCTGCAAGATGCGTGGTATTCCAATTTTCACATTCATGAATAAATTGGATCGTGATGGTCGCGAACCACTCGATTTAATTGCTGAATTAGAAGAATTATTGGATATCGAAGGTTGTGCTATGAACTGGCCAATCGGGATGGGTAAAGATTTACGTGGCCTATATGATATTGCTAACAAACGAATCGAAATGTATCGGCCAGAAGATGAAGCCAATCCTTATCTTGCTTTAGATGAAGAAGGCAAGATTGCTGGCGATAATCCTTTGAAGGAAGATTCTGTTTACACACAAGCACTAGATGACATCGAATTAATCGGTGAAGCGGGTAATGCTTACGATCCCGCTAAAATTGCTACTGGTGATCAAACACCAATCTTCTTTGGTTCAGCCTTAACAAACTTTGGCGTTAAGACTTTCTTAGAAGCCTTTGTTGATATGGCACCAGCACCAGAAGCTCATCAAACACAAGAAGAAACACAAGTTGAACCAACGAATGAAGATTTCTCAGGGTTCATCTTCAAGATTCAAGCTAACATGAATCCAGCCCATCGTGATCGAATTGCCTTTGTACGGGTTTGTTCAGGTGAATTCCAACGCGGGATTGACGTGACGTTGACGCGGACTGGTAAGAAGATGCGGTTGAATAACTCAACTGAATTTATGGCTGATGCTCGTGAACAAGTAACGAGTGCGGTTGCCGGTGATATTGTCGGGTTGTATGATACAGGGAACTTCCAAATCGGTGATACGATTCATACTGGTAAAGAAGCAATCTCGTTTGAAAAACTGCCACAATTTACACCAGAATTATTTATGCGCGTCACTGCTAAAAACGTAATGAAGCAAAAATCATTCCATAAAGGGATTCAACAATTGGTTCAAGAAGGGGCCATCCAATTGTACAAGACATACACAACAAGCGACTATATTCTAGGTGCTGTTGGTCAATTACAATTTGAAGTTTTCCAATATCGGATGCAACATGAATATAATTCTGAAGTGATTATGGAACCAATCGGCTCACGAACAGCTCGTTGGATTGATCCTGAAAAATTAGATCAAAGTATGTCATCATCACGGAACTTGCTGGTGAAAGATATTCACGACCAACCACTCTTCTTATTTGAAAATAAATTTGCAGAACGCTGGTTCCAAGATAAGTACCCAGAAGTTAAATTAACAGCTAAATTATAA
- a CDS encoding GNAT family N-acetyltransferase, whose translation MQIKQTRDLTSPYYQDGLAIRQAVFVAEQKVPAEMEIDEFEDQALYFTGYLDEQPVATLRVLTEDDFYHVQRVATMKAYRHQGLGLELMQAAEASAKKAGHKGLILNAQVTAVPFYERLGYQATNKERFLDAGILHQEMIKII comes from the coding sequence ATGCAAATTAAACAAACACGTGATTTAACAAGTCCTTACTATCAAGATGGTCTCGCTATTCGCCAAGCGGTTTTTGTCGCTGAACAAAAGGTCCCCGCTGAAATGGAAATCGATGAATTTGAAGACCAAGCACTCTACTTCACAGGTTATCTAGATGAACAACCTGTTGCCACATTACGCGTATTGACCGAGGACGACTTTTATCACGTGCAACGGGTCGCTACAATGAAAGCTTACCGGCACCAAGGGCTTGGATTAGAGCTAATGCAAGCAGCTGAAGCATCCGCAAAAAAAGCCGGTCATAAAGGCCTTATTTTAAACGCTCAAGTCACAGCCGTCCCATTTTATGAACGCTTAGGCTACCAAGCAACTAACAAGGAACGTTTCTTGGATGCCGGTATTTTACATCAAGAAATGATTAAGATCATATAA
- a CDS encoding hemolysin family protein, translated as MNPDPGSPVWGQLLLILILTLVNAFFAAAEIALVSLSRTKMENQAENGDKKARLLVEVLNHSNNFLATIQVAITFAGFLSSASAATTIAGRLAPLLGNAAWTKEAAVLIVTIVLSYISLVFGELYPKQVALHRSEAIAKAAVQPIRFIGVLLRPFVWLLSASTTVLMKLTPIDFSETEPKLTREEMVHMIESGKSAGVLESDEYEMLEGIITLNKKMAREVMVPRTDAFMVDICADNDQNIDAILAQPFSRIPVYRDDKDQIVGIVHIKNLLREAREKGFSETQLETVMKEPLFVPETIVIDDLLFEMKRTQLQMAILLDEYGGVVGLVTIEDLLEEIVGEIEDESDKADVLYQKIDETHYKAMGRMPINEFNDAFQTDIQIADVDTIAGFMITEIGAIPVSGHPESIDLPNGIVLTTGSVVGSRLLDLKLTLPTTVAAKDDASEA; from the coding sequence ATGAATCCTGACCCTGGAAGTCCGGTGTGGGGACAGTTACTGTTGATTTTAATTTTAACCTTAGTGAATGCTTTTTTTGCCGCGGCAGAAATTGCGCTAGTATCACTAAGTCGCACGAAGATGGAGAACCAAGCAGAAAATGGCGATAAGAAGGCGCGCTTATTAGTGGAGGTTTTAAACCACTCCAATAATTTCTTAGCAACGATCCAAGTTGCCATTACGTTTGCTGGTTTCTTATCTTCAGCGAGTGCTGCCACAACCATTGCGGGTAGATTAGCACCCCTTTTAGGAAATGCGGCTTGGACGAAGGAAGCAGCCGTATTAATTGTGACGATTGTCTTATCCTATATCTCACTTGTTTTTGGGGAATTATATCCCAAACAAGTTGCCCTGCATCGCTCAGAAGCGATTGCCAAGGCGGCAGTTCAACCGATTCGCTTCATTGGCGTTTTATTGCGACCATTCGTTTGGTTGCTATCAGCGTCAACGACGGTTTTGATGAAGTTAACGCCAATTGATTTTTCTGAGACAGAACCCAAACTAACCCGTGAAGAGATGGTTCATATGATCGAATCAGGGAAAAGTGCAGGGGTTTTAGAATCTGACGAGTACGAAATGTTAGAAGGGATTATTACCCTTAATAAGAAGATGGCCAGAGAGGTCATGGTTCCCAGAACGGACGCCTTCATGGTGGATATCTGTGCGGACAATGACCAAAATATTGATGCTATTTTAGCACAACCATTTTCACGAATCCCAGTTTATCGGGATGATAAAGATCAAATTGTAGGGATTGTTCACATCAAGAACCTACTAAGAGAAGCACGTGAGAAGGGCTTCTCAGAAACACAATTGGAAACAGTCATGAAAGAACCCTTGTTTGTACCTGAAACAATTGTGATTGATGACTTATTATTCGAAATGAAACGCACTCAACTCCAGATGGCCATCTTGTTAGATGAATATGGTGGCGTTGTTGGGCTAGTCACAATTGAAGATTTATTAGAAGAGATCGTTGGCGAGATTGAAGATGAATCCGATAAGGCGGATGTGTTGTATCAGAAGATTGACGAGACCCACTACAAGGCAATGGGCCGGATGCCAATTAATGAATTTAATGATGCCTTTCAGACGGATATTCAAATCGCTGATGTTGATACGATTGCTGGGTTTATGATTACTGAGATTGGTGCAATTCCTGTCAGTGGTCATCCAGAATCAATCGATTTACCGAACGGCATTGTTTTAACAACTGGTTCGGTAGTCGGTTCACGTTTATTAGATTTGAAACTAACATTACCAACGACGGTCGCTGCAAAAGATGATGCGTCTGAGGCCTAA
- a CDS encoding DUF1827 family protein yields MRLINITNSYHRLVTQQLATTKADYVSVYSLGKTTVLFTRSSKTREILLKNDKRHIQQAEIDFVLKELVDIDSTDDVEILNDGSLVEITIPTPSTTAS; encoded by the coding sequence ATGAGACTCATTAATATTACAAATTCTTATCACCGTTTAGTAACACAACAATTAGCAACCACTAAAGCCGACTATGTGAGCGTCTATTCGCTTGGCAAAACAACAGTCCTTTTCACCCGCTCATCTAAAACGCGTGAAATTCTTCTAAAAAATGACAAGCGACATATTCAACAAGCTGAAATTGATTTTGTACTCAAGGAATTAGTAGATATTGATTCAACCGACGATGTTGAAATCCTAAACGATGGCTCATTAGTTGAGATTACCATTCCAACCCCTTCTACTACCGCCTCTTAG
- a CDS encoding glycosyltransferase family 8 protein: MSAIKTIAIMVAADEQYADQLLLTLKSIREHCALETAVDLFVLSSDLSHATKSAVNRLMTLPHHVSFIAINPRRIKNFPGNNHFDQTAYYRILAPQILLARHIERVLYLDLDTLIRTDLTPLYDSDLEGNIIGAVIDPGKALTLKRLGVPQSQANNIYFNAGVLIIDTMLWETHHISQKILAMLVPYPGRRVNDIQDALNVVLAGRTKLLAPKWNVQNAILFKTYEPINNEYSQLFKQAITAPKIIHFTTEKKPWEVFLEHPYMSEYQVYLSQLPADKRDQINIVSAANSNFVEPLAILYASILNNNDDNRHYAFFVLSDQLTARDQATLRQITESFNAELTFIEVNETPLTAVIQDEQVLKTAYYRLLIPNLLPEIERVLYLDCDTLCLENLARLWDVELGNIPVAAVEDAGFHNRLAQMAIDYKSIRYFNAGVLLMNLTIWRQQKITEQILTFIKEYPQKLRFHDQDALNAILHDRWIHLHPKWNVQTSILMDFIVAPTERINRQFLSAQKEPGLIHFCGSEKPWDKSSTHPYTPQYRFYKSRFLENNNPVPFRANTTFDEYHS, encoded by the coding sequence ATGAGTGCCATCAAAACGATTGCTATTATGGTAGCTGCTGACGAGCAATACGCCGATCAGCTGTTACTGACACTTAAATCGATTCGAGAACATTGTGCTTTAGAAACGGCTGTTGATTTATTTGTCTTGAGTAGCGACCTCTCCCACGCAACTAAGTCCGCCGTCAATCGCTTAATGACGCTACCTCACCATGTCTCATTTATTGCCATTAATCCCCGTCGCATCAAAAATTTCCCAGGAAATAATCATTTTGACCAAACTGCCTATTATCGAATTCTAGCACCACAAATCCTCCTCGCTAGACATATTGAGCGAGTACTCTATCTTGATCTCGACACACTCATCCGAACCGATTTAACGCCTTTATACGACAGTGATTTAGAGGGGAATATTATCGGTGCGGTCATTGACCCTGGTAAAGCACTGACCTTAAAAAGACTTGGTGTTCCCCAATCGCAAGCCAATAATATCTATTTTAATGCCGGCGTTTTGATAATCGATACCATGCTTTGGGAAACACACCATATCAGCCAAAAAATTCTTGCGATGCTAGTGCCTTACCCTGGGCGCCGTGTTAATGATATCCAAGATGCGCTGAATGTCGTTTTGGCGGGACGGACTAAGTTATTGGCTCCCAAGTGGAACGTTCAAAATGCCATTTTATTTAAAACCTATGAGCCAATTAATAATGAGTACAGTCAACTCTTTAAACAGGCAATTACGGCTCCTAAAATCATTCACTTCACCACTGAGAAAAAACCATGGGAAGTCTTTTTAGAGCATCCTTATATGTCCGAATATCAGGTCTATTTATCACAACTACCTGCTGACAAACGTGATCAAATCAATATTGTTTCTGCGGCTAATTCTAATTTTGTGGAACCCCTCGCGATTTTATACGCCTCAATTCTGAATAATAACGATGATAACCGCCATTATGCCTTTTTTGTTTTAAGCGATCAGCTAACTGCTCGCGATCAGGCAACCTTGCGCCAAATCACTGAAAGTTTTAATGCCGAATTAACCTTTATTGAAGTTAACGAAACACCACTAACGGCGGTCATTCAAGATGAACAAGTTTTAAAAACTGCTTATTACCGATTACTGATTCCTAATCTACTACCCGAGATCGAACGCGTGCTCTATTTAGATTGTGATACACTATGTCTGGAAAATCTCGCGCGTCTGTGGGACGTTGAATTGGGTAACATACCAGTAGCCGCTGTTGAAGATGCCGGCTTCCATAATCGATTGGCTCAAATGGCAATTGACTACAAAAGTATTCGCTACTTCAATGCCGGTGTTTTATTGATGAACCTAACCATCTGGCGCCAACAAAAAATAACGGAACAAATTTTGACCTTCATTAAAGAATACCCTCAAAAATTACGATTTCACGACCAAGATGCCTTAAATGCGATTTTACATGATCGTTGGATTCACTTACACCCCAAATGGAACGTCCAAACTAGCATTTTGATGGACTTTATCGTTGCACCGACCGAACGGATTAACCGTCAATTTCTAAGTGCGCAAAAAGAACCGGGACTCATTCATTTTTGTGGCTCAGAAAAACCCTGGGATAAAAGTTCAACCCATCCTTATACACCTCAGTATCGCTTTTATAAAAGCCGCTTTTTAGAAAATAACAATCCGGTGCCTTTTAGAGCAAACACCACTTTTGATGAATATCATTCTTAA
- a CDS encoding AI-2E family transporter, whose product MFERLRQSKLLFWSTELLILAVLIFVCTKISFLFDPIGTFISTLFGPIIGAGLLFYLFNPLINLLGKLKISRKWAIAIIFIVFFGGIIFIVALAIPQLIHQVTQVVTNLPDYVHRLQDMIDKISTNPHLKNIDVNKYVNQLDLKPSKIAENIMKSFTSGFGSMIGAVTSVTIGVFTVPIMLFYMLKDGHRLIPNIQKMLPDRYNDQVADLLRKMGATISAYIGGQALECLFVGVFTFIGYLIIGMPYAYLLGFIAGVSNIIPYLGPYIGIAPALIISLSISIPKTIMVIVVVVIVQQIDGNLIYPNVIGRSLDIHPLTIIIILLVAGNIYGILGMILAIPFYAVTKTVVVYLYDIQALRTKVDKATKL is encoded by the coding sequence ATGTTTGAGCGTTTGCGTCAATCAAAATTGTTGTTTTGGTCAACTGAATTATTAATCTTGGCCGTTTTAATTTTTGTTTGTACTAAAATTAGTTTCTTATTTGATCCAATAGGGACCTTTATTTCAACCTTGTTTGGGCCAATCATTGGGGCAGGGTTATTGTTCTACCTATTTAATCCATTGATTAATTTACTGGGGAAGCTAAAAATATCACGGAAATGGGCAATTGCGATTATTTTCATCGTCTTTTTCGGTGGGATTATCTTCATTGTAGCCTTAGCGATTCCGCAATTAATCCATCAAGTAACACAAGTGGTAACGAATCTACCAGATTATGTGCATCGCTTGCAGGATATGATTGATAAGATCTCAACAAATCCGCATTTGAAGAATATCGATGTTAATAAATACGTTAACCAATTAGACTTAAAACCTTCTAAGATTGCTGAAAACATCATGAAGAGTTTCACCAGTGGTTTCGGCAGCATGATTGGGGCCGTGACGAGTGTGACAATTGGTGTCTTTACCGTACCAATCATGCTCTTTTATATGTTAAAAGACGGTCATCGACTCATTCCAAATATTCAAAAGATGTTACCAGATCGTTATAACGATCAAGTCGCTGATTTATTACGTAAGATGGGTGCAACCATTTCAGCTTATATCGGCGGACAGGCGCTAGAATGTCTATTCGTCGGTGTTTTCACCTTTATTGGTTACCTGATTATTGGGATGCCATATGCCTACTTATTGGGCTTTATCGCCGGTGTTTCCAACATTATTCCATATCTTGGTCCTTATATTGGGATTGCACCTGCTTTAATTATTAGTTTATCAATTTCAATTCCGAAAACAATCATGGTGATTGTCGTAGTAGTTATTGTGCAACAAATTGATGGGAACTTGATTTACCCTAATGTGATTGGCCGTTCCCTAGATATTCACCCATTAACGATTATCATTATCTTGTTAGTTGCCGGCAATATCTACGGTATTTTGGGGATGATTTTAGCAATTCCGTTTTATGCCGTTACCAAAACAGTCGTTGTTTATTTATACGATATTCAAGCTTTACGCACTAAAGTCGATAAAGCGACTAAATTATAA
- a CDS encoding PPC domain-containing DNA-binding protein produces the protein MQTVQKGQQIICRLEVGDELITELKYLAATLPDQLGAISGIGACNDVTVSIYSPDSDSYVETRSQEQVELLSLSGNVENADGKISTHLHASFARLDTSVFGGHLERAVISRTGELVISIVPLAVGRILHQPTQLQVLDLS, from the coding sequence ATGCAAACTGTTCAAAAAGGGCAACAAATTATTTGTCGTTTAGAAGTTGGCGATGAACTCATCACCGAATTGAAATATTTAGCCGCTACTTTACCGGACCAATTAGGTGCCATCTCAGGAATTGGTGCCTGCAATGATGTTACTGTCAGTATTTACTCACCAGACAGCGACAGCTACGTTGAAACGCGCAGCCAAGAACAGGTTGAACTCCTATCATTGAGTGGTAACGTTGAAAATGCGGATGGTAAGATTTCAACTCACTTGCACGCCAGTTTTGCCCGCTTAGACACAAGCGTTTTTGGCGGCCATCTTGAACGCGCCGTTATTTCAAGAACTGGCGAACTCGTCATCTCAATCGTCCCCCTTGCTGTTGGGCGTATCTTGCATCAACCAACCCAATTACAAGTACTCGATTTATCATAA
- a CDS encoding ATP-dependent Clp protease ATP-binding subunit gives MLCQNCQKNPATIHLYTSVNGQNQAINLCQNCYQALKQQGMSSQYNDPFGFSNLDELFNAINNPNAERNAANQGPQTQGGRNGGGNNGQNGESLLSQFGVNLTNLAKGGQIDPVIGRDKEIARVIEILNRRTKNNPVLIGEAGVGKTAVVEGLAQKIADGDVPAKLKDRQVIRLDVVSLVQGTGIRGQFEERMQQLITELKQNKQIILFIDEIHEIVGAGNAEGGMDAGNVLKPALARGELQLVGATTNNEFRQIEKDAALARRLQPVAVNEPSVDETVLILKGLQDKYESYHHVHYTDEALKAAAALSSRYIQDRYLPDKAIDLLDEAGSKKNLTITLMDPKELEAKIKSAEAQKQEALKQEDYEKAATYRDQVTQLSEMKANNSVEKSQEPTITEKDMEKIVEEKTHIPVGELKAQEQAQLKNLAQDLEARVIGQDTAVDKVARSIRRSRIGFNKSGRPIGSFLFVGPTGVGKTELAKQIAKELFGSTDAMIRFDMSEYMEKFSVSKLIGSPPGYVGYEEAGQLTEQVRRNPYSLILLDEIEKAHPDVMHMFLQILDDGRLTDSQGRTVSFKDTIIIMTSNAGQTDAEANVGFGAAVAGQTHSILDQLTNYFKPEFLNRFDDIIEFQPLSKDNLLKIVSLMLDQTNAMIADQGLHIAVTDDAKSKLVDLGYNPEMGARPLRRVIQEQIEDRVADYYLDHPEHKQLKAQLNDDQIQIVQG, from the coding sequence ATGCTTTGTCAAAATTGTCAAAAAAATCCAGCAACAATCCATCTCTACACTAGCGTCAATGGTCAAAACCAAGCCATTAACCTTTGTCAAAACTGTTATCAAGCACTAAAGCAACAAGGAATGAGTAGTCAATATAATGATCCCTTTGGTTTTAGTAATCTTGATGAACTCTTCAATGCAATCAACAATCCAAACGCTGAACGCAATGCTGCTAACCAAGGCCCCCAAACACAAGGTGGCCGTAATGGCGGCGGTAACAACGGTCAAAATGGTGAAAGTCTACTCAGCCAATTTGGTGTGAACCTCACCAACCTTGCTAAGGGTGGTCAAATTGATCCGGTGATTGGTCGCGATAAGGAAATCGCGCGCGTCATCGAAATTCTCAATCGGCGTACCAAGAATAATCCAGTCTTAATTGGTGAAGCCGGCGTTGGTAAAACAGCCGTTGTCGAAGGTTTAGCGCAAAAAATTGCCGATGGCGACGTTCCTGCTAAATTAAAGGATCGCCAAGTGATTCGCTTGGATGTCGTTTCATTAGTACAAGGGACTGGTATTCGCGGTCAATTTGAAGAACGGATGCAACAGTTGATCACTGAGCTCAAACAAAATAAGCAGATTATCCTCTTTATTGATGAAATTCACGAAATCGTTGGCGCCGGCAATGCTGAAGGCGGCATGGATGCTGGTAACGTGTTGAAGCCAGCTCTTGCGCGTGGCGAATTACAACTCGTTGGCGCCACAACTAATAATGAATTCCGTCAGATTGAAAAAGACGCAGCCCTTGCACGTCGTCTTCAACCGGTCGCGGTCAACGAACCATCTGTTGACGAAACCGTTCTAATTCTCAAAGGGCTTCAAGATAAATACGAAAGTTATCACCACGTTCACTATACGGACGAGGCGCTTAAAGCAGCAGCGGCCCTTTCTAGTCGTTATATCCAAGATCGTTATTTGCCTGATAAGGCTATCGACCTTTTGGATGAAGCAGGCTCTAAGAAAAACTTGACGATTACCTTGATGGATCCTAAGGAATTAGAAGCCAAGATTAAATCTGCAGAAGCACAAAAACAAGAAGCCCTCAAACAAGAAGATTACGAAAAAGCAGCTACCTATCGTGATCAAGTCACACAGCTCTCTGAAATGAAAGCTAATAATTCAGTTGAAAAATCCCAAGAACCAACAATCACCGAAAAGGATATGGAAAAAATTGTCGAAGAAAAAACCCATATTCCAGTTGGCGAATTAAAGGCGCAAGAACAAGCTCAACTTAAAAACTTAGCGCAAGATCTTGAAGCACGTGTCATTGGTCAAGATACCGCAGTTGATAAAGTCGCTCGTTCAATTCGTCGTAGTCGAATTGGCTTTAATAAATCCGGCCGACCAATTGGCTCCTTCCTCTTTGTTGGCCCAACCGGGGTTGGTAAAACGGAATTAGCCAAACAAATTGCCAAAGAACTCTTTGGCAGTACCGATGCGATGATTCGCTTTGATATGAGTGAATACATGGAGAAATTCAGTGTGTCAAAATTGATTGGTTCACCTCCTGGCTACGTTGGTTACGAAGAAGCCGGGCAATTAACGGAACAAGTTCGTCGGAACCCTTATAGTTTGATTCTTTTGGATGAAATCGAAAAGGCTCACCCTGACGTTATGCACATGTTCTTACAAATTCTAGATGACGGTCGTCTAACCGATTCACAAGGTCGGACTGTCAGCTTCAAAGACACAATCATTATCATGACGTCTAACGCTGGACAAACTGATGCTGAGGCTAACGTTGGTTTCGGTGCAGCTGTCGCTGGCCAAACCCATTCAATTCTCGATCAGTTAACGAACTACTTTAAACCAGAATTCTTAAATCGTTTCGACGATATTATTGAATTCCAACCATTAAGTAAAGATAATCTATTGAAGATTGTCAGCTTAATGCTTGATCAAACTAACGCGATGATTGCCGATCAAGGCCTCCACATTGCTGTGACGGATGACGCTAAATCTAAATTAGTCGATTTGGGCTACAACCCTGAAATGGGCGCTCGGCCACTACGTCGTGTCATTCAAGAACAAATTGAAGACCGCGTTGCTGATTATTATTTAGATCATCCAGAACATAAGCAATTAAAAGCGCAGTTAAATGATGATCAGATTCAAATTGTGCAAGGATAA
- a CDS encoding MucBP domain-containing protein, with the protein MNFINLIQSLFRRRPKRPTIQPETHFNQATPEPENTNQFFETADQFEKEPQAQQTEHFVTTPVQPRKSSVTIHYLNQNRIPLRPSITLSGVVGATLDLPWLKFPGYYLAEITNLKQHFHEDPTNIWLFYKPQLAAPVMVLHQDLEGGLLIKPQFLLGALNEHYQANPLEGGVNFIYRTSSNQTGRFSAETQLVRFQYDPLNLKYSDAPDQPFIELTASVDTYKRPTEEALTTTRLPKNAIWKIYSCATATSGQQWFNLGSFWISPKHYELHATNPKATVDYQVPKFTNQYTVIETTPLNLDATLNNTTATLWAAPYEKPATYRLALKTRVHVKQVIALDNLSRWCELEGGQWLLESLLTFD; encoded by the coding sequence ATGAATTTTATTAACCTGATTCAATCGTTATTTAGACGGCGGCCAAAGCGCCCAACCATTCAACCAGAGACGCACTTTAATCAAGCTACTCCTGAACCAGAAAACACAAATCAATTCTTCGAGACAGCTGATCAATTTGAAAAAGAACCCCAAGCGCAGCAAACTGAACATTTTGTCACAACACCTGTCCAACCACGCAAAAGTTCAGTGACGATCCACTACCTCAACCAAAATCGAATTCCACTGCGGCCTTCGATTACACTTTCTGGAGTAGTTGGCGCTACGCTTGATTTACCGTGGTTAAAATTTCCTGGCTACTATTTAGCCGAAATTACAAATTTAAAACAACATTTCCATGAAGACCCCACTAACATTTGGCTTTTTTATAAACCCCAATTAGCGGCACCAGTCATGGTACTTCATCAAGATTTAGAAGGTGGTTTGCTGATCAAACCCCAATTTTTACTTGGCGCTTTGAATGAACACTATCAAGCTAACCCGTTAGAAGGCGGTGTGAACTTCATCTATCGCACTTCTAGTAATCAAACAGGACGTTTTAGTGCTGAAACGCAGCTAGTACGGTTCCAATATGATCCACTTAATCTAAAATACAGCGATGCCCCTGATCAACCGTTTATTGAATTAACCGCATCGGTTGACACTTACAAACGGCCGACAGAAGAAGCACTCACAACGACCCGCTTACCTAAGAATGCAATTTGGAAAATTTATAGTTGTGCAACAGCTACCTCTGGTCAACAATGGTTCAACCTCGGTAGTTTTTGGATTTCACCCAAGCATTATGAACTCCATGCAACTAACCCTAAGGCAACGGTCGATTACCAAGTCCCCAAGTTTACCAATCAATATACGGTTATTGAAACCACACCGCTTAATTTAGATGCGACTTTGAATAACACAACGGCAACGTTATGGGCCGCGCCTTACGAAAAACCGGCTACCTATCGCCTTGCTTTGAAGACTCGCGTGCACGTCAAGCAAGTGATTGCGCTCGACAATCTCAGTCGGTGGTGTGAACTTGAAGGTGGGCAGTGGCTATTAGAATCACTACTAACATTTGACTAA